The following nucleotide sequence is from Zea mays cultivar B73 chromosome 1, Zm-B73-REFERENCE-NAM-5.0, whole genome shotgun sequence.
AGGGAACTGTAGCTTCTTGTTAAGCATGTCCCATCAATGTACAATGCGATGGTATTTACAGGTAACCGAGTAGGTGGGTGTGCCCTCCTAAGTATTGTTATGCCCCTGATTATCTACTATAGCTCCGGAATATTCCCCCTTATGGGGTCATTACAGCGATGTTAAGTATAGTCTGATTTAAATGTACCACAGACCCTACCCCAAGGAGGGGCTTACAAATGGGCCCAAACGACAGCGGAACGCGGCCTGGGCCCCGCCGTTGGGCATCGGTTCCTTTGCCCGCGTGCAGCACCCTTCGCCCATGTGCGACACCCTTCGCCCTATGAAGCCGGGTCTTCGACCTTACTGAGACTGTCGTTGTTCAGAACTGTTCGAGCCGGCGGGGACGCCTTCGCGAAGCTACAAGGAGCCCCTTTTAAATGGTGCGGCCCTTCGCTTTGATGCCTTCGACAgctctggtcgaagacctcgattcCGATACCGGTCGAGGTACCCTTCGCTTCTTGTATCTGCGATAAAACCTGTTCAATTGATGTTAAAGAAAACTGATCAAGTGAGGCGGGCGGCCTTCGTTCCAACACCTCCATCCTATCCTTCGTTCACAGCCGGGCATGGAGCCTCCCACCGAGCGCTAGCACGGCTCCCGCACAACCTCCTTTCTCGCGGTTTCacaggcgtgtgtgggctaggggttcaggtatatggtgcatggcgcatgtgggcccaacgtagtcacatggcatggcatatgacgacactagacacacagacatggctaaaaggggaggttcctggcttagggttgaccgacgaggacgtcggtcttcttttttttttctcgaaaaacgcgcaggagaactgcgcctcattatattaagaagaaaaagaaaccaGGGTCTAAAGGAAGGCCCAATACAAAGACCCCTCACGGGGGCCAGAAACACACATAAAGGAAGGAATCCATCTAGGAAAAAAAACTCACACACTGCCAGGAAAACCCCTAGGGCCCAGATAAGGTGGCTGCCAGGTAAGAAATGCCTTTTGCCCCCGCAATTTCCCAACGATGCATCTCTTCATTTGCCCAATTAAGGATTAGCGTTATATTTGGATTCCAACCATCAAAGACACATTTATTCCGGTGATTCCAAATCGCACAAGCACCCAAGATGATAAGGGAGTTAAGGCCCTTTTTGAGAAGCCCGCTCACTGCTCCTGCTGCCTTTTCCCACCAGCCTAGGAAGGAGGAAGCAGCCATCTGTGGTGCGAGAGAGTGCAACCAAAACTGTCTCAGCAAAAGATACCAGAATTCTCTTGCAAAGACACATGTCACAAGGAGGTGGCCCATAGTTTCAGCCTCTTGGTCACAAAGAAGACATTTCTCCGGATGATCTAGGCCCCTTTTTGCATGTTTATCTGCTGTCCAGCATCTTTTCTGAGTAACCAGCCAAATGAAAAACCGGCATTTGGGCGGGGCCCAAAATTTCCATACCATCTTGTAATATGCAAAGGAGCTTGAGCCAAGGAAAAAGCCTTTGTAAGCAGATTTGGCCGAGTATTTGCCATTGGAGGCTAAACTGAAAAGGTGTTTATCATCTATGCCAGGCTGCAGCTCAAAATCTGAAAGCAAATCCCAGAGGTGAAGATAATCAATGAGTACACCATCTGAGAGAGCTCCCTTAATATCGGAGACCCATTTCCTACTCGAGATGGCATCCTGGACAGTCCTGGTATTGACCAACCGTTTTGGGATTGCTCCGAAAAGTCTAGGAACAAGATCTGCAAGTATTTCTCCATGCAGCCATCTATCTGTCCAGAACTTGGTATTGGCAACATTTCCCACTTCAGAGATCAGAACTGCAGAGAAAAATACACGAGCCTTGCCTGATACCTGGATGGAGAGATCTGTCCAAGGTCGATATTCTGGCCCAGGTGGATTGTATGATATCTGGTTCCAAGGCTTAatataattaatagagtactcataccaaTAAGATGCATCTTTTTATTCGGAAGCCTGTCTCGAAAGAACTTCggggttaagtgtgcttggcctagagcaatcttgggatgagtgaccgacttgggtgtgcatgagtgaggacaaagtgcgcgcaAAAGATTCGTGTTGATCTGTTGATCCTGGAGTGGACGGAGTGTTACAAAATCACATCCTAGTAGCCACACCTATAACCTCCGTAGCCGGGGTGATCCTACCagtacatatctattttaaaatattagatttgtccTAACAGTTCGGGTACCCATTTTCATCCCTAATATGGGATAATATATCTCAAATGAAGTAAATCGTTGGACGTTGTAGTGGTATGTGTTGGGTGCGTAGCAAGCTGCacagagagaaagaaagaaagagatGCAGCCATGCAGCCGAGGAAGATATGGCCTGTTGAGCTGTGTCCTACTGGCTACCAATTGGGTCATACCACCAGTCTATCCAGGCGCGCAGGAGGGTGAGGTTTATTCCTCTCACCATGGGTACCTAACCCACCCTGCTATAGTAAGCATTCTGCCTCTTGTTCTAAGCAAGTTCAAAAAAGCTAGATACAAATGCAAGGAGAGGTAATAGTAATGATAATACAAGGGGCTTAGAGACTTGGTCGTGCCTCACAGGTTGAGTGATGTAAATTATTGACCAGTAAAAGTGGAGGAAATATTTTTGTGGACTAGAGGAGTAATAAGCATTTGCTTGATCCATGTGCTAAATTGTTGTCGCAGATTAGGCAAGATGCTTGTTGGCCTACTTATCCATCTTAGCTAATGTATGttcctttttttattttcttggCACAAAATTGGGAATTGGAATCAACTTTCCTAAATTCTGTTGTTTGGTTGCACGTGTAATTGAGATTTGGAATCAGACCCAATTCCTTGGAATTGGACTATAACTAGAAACCCCTCTCCCAGTACAAAGCCTTACCCCTCGGTATTGCGTGGATTTAGACCGCACAATTCCGAGCTCCAATTCAGTGACATCCAAACAATAGAACTGGAATTGCATCTCATTTCAATGCCATGCCTTATTTGGTATTCAACCCAATTCAATTCCATCATCTCCAATATCAACATCCAAACGGAGCCTTATTGCCATTTATTTCTGTTGAATCTCAATTATAGTTGATTTTTTTAAAAGGAGAATCTTAATTATCGTGCTGTGATAACTTGAGATAATTGTAGTATTTGCTTAAACTTTGCTCTATTTCGCTGGTCAGGCTGAGGGAACATGCAACTTTACAGCTGGAACTCTAAATACATTGTCTCTTGTATATGATATACTGCATGCCTAATTGTTTTCATGCTCACAGTTTGTTGATCTCTATGGGGGTATTAAAGAACTCAGAAAGGCATGGGCTCGGCATAGTATACTGTTTCCTCACAGCACTGGGAACATTTCACGACATTATTCTACTATGGGGAATAGCCTTCAAGAGACTAAGAAGAGGAGAAACACAGAACCTTTGATGATTGCTCGTGATCATTCTTTAGAAGATACAATGAAACTGAAACAGACACTCAAAACCGATGATTTTTCTCTTATAGTTGATAAAGAGAGTGAGCCACAAGTAGACAAGGACATTGTGGATTCAGGAAAAAGACATGGGGATGCGGGAGCGCAGAAAGCTTTAGATTTGGTCAATTCACACAAAGAGACCATCACGACAGCTCAGGAATGCACTGACATGGTTTACAGTGAACATATCCTGGACAAAAACAGAATAGAGAAGCAAATGAATTCACATGCCAAAGAAGATATTAATCAAGACCTAATCTTGCATGAACAAAATGATGAGAAAACAAATTCTCATGAGGCGGAGACTCCTGTAGCTGAGTCAGGTGACTGTGATTCTCCTTCCAAAGCAATTGCTAGCTCTGAGAACATCAATTTTCAGGGCAAGGTCATTGAGGTATCTGCAAGCAGCCATCTAGAAACAGTATGCTCAAAATATGACTCGCCGTCTGGACCAAACATGCACAAAGAAGGAAGTTCTTCTGGTCCAGCTCGAATATCTCCAGAGCTGGAGGAAAGGCACCATGTGGAGGTTCAGGTAAAAGTCGACACAGAGCATCATTTTTCTGTCAGTAATGCAAACCTAGAGATATCTTTTGATGGTCCAAATCCAACTGAATGTGACAAGGAAATCTCTGCCATTGGTCATGGGAGTCAAGACTATATTCAATCTTCGCAGTCACATCAACTCTCAGCCTGTGCAAAACCTTGGAGCTTGGACTCAGCGAAAACAAAATCGGATACTGTCAGTATTCAAGCTCAACTTCGAAACCAGTTGGAGAATGCTCAAACATATCAATCTAATAACCTTTCACAAAACATGCAACAACAAGAGCTTACAATGCCTCACAATGTTCAAACATCTGCACAAATTCAAGATCAATTGCTTGCACAGCCTAATCACAGAAACCAACAGTATCTCCAAATGATGCAAGGGTATGCAACACAAATGGGGGAATATTACCAACAACAACTGTATTACCTGCAGGCTCAGCACAATCAACAGATGCAGAGTCTGCAACAGCAACAGCTCCCGACTGAGCATCTTCAGCAAACTTTTATGCAGCAAGTACAGCAGCTGAACCAGCAATTGGTACTTTGGCAGCAACAAGTGCAACAGCAGCCACAAGTAGTACTGCAACAGGCACTGCCAGTTCAGCAACTTCCTGACGAAAAACAGGGTCAGTGTCCTTCCGGGGATAGCAAACACGGCCAAAATAAACAGCAGCAACAAGCACCTCAAATGGATCAACAAAGCCAGCAGTTGCAGCAACAACAGCTTCTTTATCTTCAGCAGCAACAACAAATGTATCTTATACAGCAGCAGCAGATGTATCAACAACAGCAAGCTCAGCAGCAACAGCTCTTACAGCAGCAGTTAATGCAACAACAACAGTATGTACTGCAGATGCCACAGCACCAGCAAGACTCAGTTcggcagcaacaacagcaactgtttgagcaacagcagcagcagatgATGCTTCTTCAGCGACAGCAACAACATATTATGCAACAACAGATCCAACCGTACGTGCAACAGCAACAAAACCAACAAGGGCCCAAGGATCAGACTTACAAGTCAAATCATCAGGTACTTACCCAAGTTCTGATAATACAATAAGTATGGGCATAAACTTGAGTTATAGCCCATGATGTACCTAACTTCTATTTTTAAACAAACCCTAACTTTAAAAGTTTCAGCGGTATTTCGACACCGAAGTTCAATTCTCTTGTCATTCTTTTATGTTCAATCCAGCT
It contains:
- the LOC103643333 gene encoding uncharacterized protein isoform X1, whose product is MATLAPPAVEVEPEADAMALASEAAAPELPSSHSQLDFFKTRVQLLCESNTRDFDAWVSLINAAEGTSADDIEVMSLVYHNFLLEFPLCYGYWIKYAAHKARLCTTRYVMDVYEQAVHAVPHSVDIWVNYCEFGICAFEEPAHVRSLFERALSLVGKDYLCYHLWDKYIEFESSQKQLIHLATIFINTLKFPTKKLHMYYESFRKFVTLLEQEVTSCVAEILSEKVHASEMVGTEGSELDISTIIADLFDQKGGHLSPEALKHYLSAGEKLYKMSSKIYKEICYFEASIKRPFFNVKTLDDDQLENWHQYLDFVEKNGDFDWVFFLAVKLYERCLIPCANYSEFWIRYSEYVDAKGGREIANHALGRASSCFAKEVPAFCMYYALFKEQIGDALVARSVFTKTRSYFTSGFYANINRLANMEKRMGNTKAASEIYETAIEDAMQKNNIELLPDLYSNFAQFIYVASHSIIQAKQVFVDGINRAPCKPLIKGFIQFMSTHGGPKDIPLLDSVISNAVTPGSDVSTALSREDREDISLLFLEFVDLYGGIKELRKAWARHSILFPHSTGNISRHYSTMGNSLQETKKRRNTEPLMIARDHSLEDTMKLKQTLKTDDFSLIVDKESEPQVDKDIVDSGKRHGDAGAQKALDLVNSHKETITTAQECTDMVYSEHILDKNRIEKQMNSHAKEDINQDLILHEQNDEKTNSHEAETPVAESGDCDSPSKAIASSENINFQGKVIEVSASSHLETVCSKYDSPSGPNMHKEGSSSGPARISPELEERHHVEVQVKVDTEHHFSVSNANLEISFDGPNPTECDKEISAIGHGSQDYIQSSQSHQLSACAKPWSLDSAKTKSDTVSIQAQLRNQLENAQTYQSNNLSQNMQQQELTMPHNVQTSAQIQDQLLAQPNHRNQQYLQMMQGYATQMGEYYQQQLYYLQAQHNQQMQSLQQQQLPTEHLQQTFMQQVQQLNQQLVLWQQQVQQQPQVVLQQALPVQQLPDEKQGQCPSGDSKHGQNKQQQQAPQMDQQSQQLQQQQLLYLQQQQQMYLIQQQQMYQQQQAQQQQLLQQQLMQQQQYVLQMPQHQQDSVRQQQQQLFEQQQQQMMLLQRQQQHIMQQQIQPYVQQQQNQQGPKDQTYKSNHQDGRNRQMEHGQLSEASQSDGSKLRSGEQSELSYPSTPQSERSNH
- the LOC103643333 gene encoding uncharacterized protein isoform X4, with protein sequence MATLAPPAVEVEPEADAMALASEAAAPELPSSHSQLDFFKTRVQLLCESNTRDFDAWVSLINAAEGTSADDIEVMSLVYHNFLLEFPLCYGYWIKYAAHKARLCTTRYVMDVYEQAVHAVPHSVDIWVNYCEFGICAFEEPAHVRSLFERALSLVGKDYLCYHLWDKYIEFESSQKQLIHLATIFINTLKFPTKKLHMYYESFRKFVTLLEQEVTSCVAEILSEKVHASEMVGTEGSELDISTIIADLFDQKGGHLSPEALKHYLSAGEKLYKMSSKIYKEICYFEASIKRPFFNVKTLDDDQLENWHQYLDFVEKNGDFDWAVKLYERCLIPCANYSEFWIRYSEYVDAKGGREIANHALGRASSCFAKASHSIIQAKQVFVDGINRAPCKPLIKGFIQFMSTHGGPKDIPLLDSVISNAVTPGSDVSTALSREDREDISLLFLEFVDLYGGIKELRKAWARHSILFPHSTGNISRHYSTMGNSLQETKKRRNTEPLMIARDHSLEDTMKLKQTLKTDDFSLIVDKESEPQVDKDIVDSGKRHGDAGAQKALDLVNSHKETITTAQECTDMVYSEHILDKNRIEKQMNSHAKEDINQDLILHEQNDEKTNSHEAETPVAESGDCDSPSKAIASSENINFQGKVIEVSASSHLETVCSKYDSPSGPNMHKEGSSSGPARISPELEERHHVEVQVKVDTEHHFSVSNANLEISFDGPNPTECDKEISAIGHGSQDYIQSSQSHQLSACAKPWSLDSAKTKSDTVSIQAQLRNQLENAQTYQSNNLSQNMQQQELTMPHNVQTSAQIQDQLLAQPNHRNQQYLQMMQGYATQMGEYYQQQLYYLQAQHNQQMQSLQQQQLPTEHLQQTFMQQVQQLNQQLVLWQQQVQQQPQVVLQQALPVQQLPDEKQGQCPSGDSKHGQNKQQQQAPQMDQQSQQLQQQQLLYLQQQQQMYLIQQQQMYQQQQAQQQQLLQQQLMQQQQYVLQMPQHQQDSVRQQQQQLFEQQQQQMMLLQRQQQHIMQQQIQPYVQQQQNQQGPKDQTYKSNHQDGRNRQMEHGQLSEASQSDGSKLRSGEQSELSYPSTPQSERSNH
- the LOC103643333 gene encoding uncharacterized protein isoform X2, producing the protein MATLAPPAVEVEPEADAMALASEAAAPELPSSHSQLDFFKTRVQLLCESNTRDFDAWVSLINAAEGTSADDIEVMSLVYHNFLLEFPLCYGYWIKYAAHKARLCTTRYVMDVYEQAVHAVPHSVDIWVNYCEFGICAFEEPAHVRSLFERALSLVGKDYLCYHLWDKYIEFESSQKQLIHLATIFINTLKFPTKKLHMYYESFRKFVTLLEQEVTSCVAEILSEKVHASEMVGTEGSELDISTIIADLFDQKGGHLSPEALKHYLSAGEKLYKMSSKIYKEICYFEASIKRPFFNVKTLDDDQLENWHQYLDFVEKNGDFDWAVKLYERCLIPCANYSEFWIRYSEYVDAKGGREIANHALGRASSCFAKEVPAFCMYYALFKEQIGDALVARSVFTKTRSYFTSGFYANINRLANMEKRMGNTKAASEIYETAIEDAMQKNNIELLPDLYSNFAQFIYVASHSIIQAKQVFVDGINRAPCKPLIKGFIQFMSTHGGPKDIPLLDSVISNAVTPGSDVSTALSREDREDISLLFLEFVDLYGGIKELRKAWARHSILFPHSTGNISRHYSTMGNSLQETKKRRNTEPLMIARDHSLEDTMKLKQTLKTDDFSLIVDKESEPQVDKDIVDSGKRHGDAGAQKALDLVNSHKETITTAQECTDMVYSEHILDKNRIEKQMNSHAKEDINQDLILHEQNDEKTNSHEAETPVAESGDCDSPSKAIASSENINFQGKVIEVSASSHLETVCSKYDSPSGPNMHKEGSSSGPARISPELEERHHVEVQVKVDTEHHFSVSNANLEISFDGPNPTECDKEISAIGHGSQDYIQSSQSHQLSACAKPWSLDSAKTKSDTVSIQAQLRNQLENAQTYQSNNLSQNMQQQELTMPHNVQTSAQIQDQLLAQPNHRNQQYLQMMQGYATQMGEYYQQQLYYLQAQHNQQMQSLQQQQLPTEHLQQTFMQQVQQLNQQLVLWQQQVQQQPQVVLQQALPVQQLPDEKQGQCPSGDSKHGQNKQQQQAPQMDQQSQQLQQQQLLYLQQQQQMYLIQQQQMYQQQQAQQQQLLQQQLMQQQQYVLQMPQHQQDSVRQQQQQLFEQQQQQMMLLQRQQQHIMQQQIQPYVQQQQNQQGPKDQTYKSNHQDGRNRQMEHGQLSEASQSDGSKLRSGEQSELSYPSTPQSERSNH
- the LOC103643333 gene encoding uncharacterized protein isoform X3, giving the protein MATLAPPAVEVEPEADAMALASEAAAPELPSSHSQLDFFKTRVQLLCESNTRDFDAWVSLINAAEGTSADDIEVMSLVYHNFLLEFPLCYGYWIKYAAHKARLCTTRYVMDVYEQAVHAVPHSVDIWVNYCEFGICAFEEPAHVRSLFERALSLVGKDYLCYHLWDKYIEFESSQKQLIHLATIFINTLKFPTKKLHMYYESFRKFVTLLEQEVTSCVAEILSEKVHASEMVGTEGSELDISTIIADLFDQKGGHLSPEALKHYLSAGEKLYKMSSKIYKEICYFEASIKRPFFNVKTLDDDQLENWHQYLDFVEKNGDFDWVFFLAVKLYERCLIPCANYSEFWIRYSEYVDAKGGREIANHALGRASSCFAKASHSIIQAKQVFVDGINRAPCKPLIKGFIQFMSTHGGPKDIPLLDSVISNAVTPGSDVSTALSREDREDISLLFLEFVDLYGGIKELRKAWARHSILFPHSTGNISRHYSTMGNSLQETKKRRNTEPLMIARDHSLEDTMKLKQTLKTDDFSLIVDKESEPQVDKDIVDSGKRHGDAGAQKALDLVNSHKETITTAQECTDMVYSEHILDKNRIEKQMNSHAKEDINQDLILHEQNDEKTNSHEAETPVAESGDCDSPSKAIASSENINFQGKVIEVSASSHLETVCSKYDSPSGPNMHKEGSSSGPARISPELEERHHVEVQVKVDTEHHFSVSNANLEISFDGPNPTECDKEISAIGHGSQDYIQSSQSHQLSACAKPWSLDSAKTKSDTVSIQAQLRNQLENAQTYQSNNLSQNMQQQELTMPHNVQTSAQIQDQLLAQPNHRNQQYLQMMQGYATQMGEYYQQQLYYLQAQHNQQMQSLQQQQLPTEHLQQTFMQQVQQLNQQLVLWQQQVQQQPQVVLQQALPVQQLPDEKQGQCPSGDSKHGQNKQQQQAPQMDQQSQQLQQQQLLYLQQQQQMYLIQQQQMYQQQQAQQQQLLQQQLMQQQQYVLQMPQHQQDSVRQQQQQLFEQQQQQMMLLQRQQQHIMQQQIQPYVQQQQNQQGPKDQTYKSNHQDGRNRQMEHGQLSEASQSDGSKLRSGEQSELSYPSTPQSERSNH